The Pseudomonas eucalypticola genome has a window encoding:
- a CDS encoding lysozyme inhibitor LprI family protein, with translation MKSWLLVLALASLGAHAAEDGPTPCDNVDDSKASLACSAYNKKTAESELKDAYKDLLDRAKTNFSGEPAKQAKMKDLIGAAEAQWEKTRDADCAIETFEAKPGTPEFTTAQDDCIAQKSDERSEYLQTLANPGDEGDVPEQ, from the coding sequence ATGAAATCTTGGTTACTGGTATTGGCTCTGGCTTCCCTGGGGGCCCACGCGGCTGAAGACGGCCCTACCCCCTGCGACAACGTTGACGACAGCAAAGCCAGCCTGGCCTGCTCGGCGTACAACAAGAAAACCGCCGAAAGCGAGCTCAAGGATGCCTACAAGGACCTGCTCGACCGCGCCAAGACCAACTTCAGCGGTGAACCTGCCAAACAGGCCAAGATGAAGGACCTGATCGGCGCTGCCGAGGCCCAGTGGGAAAAGACCCGCGATGCCGACTGCGCCATCGAAACCTTCGAGGCCAAGCCCGGTACCCCGGAATTCACCACGGCCCAGGACGACTGCATCGCGCAAAAGAGCGACGAACGGTCGGAGTACCTGCAGACCCTGGCCAATCCGGGTGATGAAGGCGACGTACCCGAGCAGTAA
- a CDS encoding DUF3010 family protein, producing the protein MKICGIDIKASEAIFALASQQGGALEHLALPLKKLALEDDEDAAQVKAFARQAAEFVSANGITHLAIKKRSKKGEFAGGPITFKIEGILQLLDGCEVQLVSPQTLNAQAKKHDLVLPATLNKYQHDAYKAACALLLKASK; encoded by the coding sequence ATGAAAATCTGCGGCATCGACATCAAGGCCAGCGAAGCCATCTTCGCCCTGGCCAGCCAACAGGGGGGCGCACTGGAGCACCTGGCCCTGCCCCTGAAGAAACTGGCGCTGGAGGACGATGAGGATGCCGCTCAGGTGAAAGCTTTCGCCCGCCAGGCGGCCGAATTCGTCAGCGCCAACGGCATTACCCATCTGGCCATCAAAAAGCGCAGCAAGAAAGGTGAGTTCGCCGGCGGCCCCATCACCTTCAAGATCGAAGGCATCCTGCAATTGCTGGACGGCTGCGAGGTGCAACTGGTGTCGCCGCAAACCCTCAACGCCCAGGCCAAGAAGCACGACCTGGTGCTGCCCGCGACGTTGAACAAATACCAGCATGATGCCTACAAGGCCGCGTGCGCGCTGCTGCTCAAAGCCAGCAAATAA